The Panicum hallii strain FIL2 chromosome 9, PHallii_v3.1, whole genome shotgun sequence genome has a window encoding:
- the LOC112876428 gene encoding uncharacterized protein LOC112876428 isoform X3 encodes MESRDSFLRPPTPSHAAGASTGKGITVPTGGDTAASNLTSSSGSSSSLTLSPPHFLRQIHAAVKRQRPLGSMQSNVPRATRVLVSTAERTNRAGPSPSEAKNREGKVMQTQRGLLGPSRLQNATPDQQKNDSSAKLGSSTPDELMVTTPSMLKNITDTCGQSVGQNYQQKTEANLLVDMEKSSLETSSQIASRNAFVAESFKKEQFYSVGDPQLTSQRESIPANQGAHYHHRNHQELEVADAAVDMDIRYDAPNLCQRGIEEARNQNHGDPMTRCSAIGSSVTAVSLHSGPTVQSSQAPQISRYASPVQMPESAAESSKGVLDHGPQKEHAGVTGVGDWNPLDQQVCLGDGATDKAVSSIGSLRSEGLPANDQPTSARDGGAPRPNKGEKERHKRNYDPNVFFKVNGKLYQKLGKIGSGGSSEVHKVISSDCIIYALKKIKLKGRDYPTAYGFCQEIGYLNKLKGKSNIIQLIDYEVTDKSLLLEGSMSPRDGRIRDDHYIYMVLEYGEIDLAHMVAQKWKERNNSNMKIDENWLRFYWQQMLEAVNTIHEERIVHSDLKPANFMLVRGSLKLIDFGIAKAIQNDTTNIQRDAQVGTLNYMSPEAFMCNDTDSGGNIIKCGRPSDIWSLGCILYQMVYGKTPFANYKTFWAKYKEVTDRNHKIMYEPVDNPWLIDLMQRCLAWDRNERWRIPELLQHPFLNPPVPRDLPPVDNDPCRLLMERIRVHWDNPAVQELRSLIDKLDEDQC; translated from the exons ATGGAGAGCAGGGATAGCTTCCTTCGGCCCCCAACGCCCTCCCACGCCGCCGGAGCCAGTACCGGCAAGGGCATCACGGTCCCTACCGGCGGGGACACGGCCGCCAGCAACCTGACGTCGTCGTCGGGGTCGTCCTCGTCTCTCACGCTCTCGCCTCCCCACTTCCTGAGACAGATTCATGCAGCTGTCAAGCGGCAGAGACCGCTGG GTTCGATGCAGTCCAACGTACCAAGAGCGACTCGGGTCCTGGTGTCCACGGCTGAGCGAACAAATAGAGCTGGTCCCAGCCCTTCTGAGGCGAAAAACCGTGAAGGAAAGGTTATGCAGACTCAGAGAGGCCTGTTGGGACCCTCCAGGCTGCAAAATGCGACGCCTGATCAACAGAAAAATGACAGCAGTGCTAAATTGGGGTCCTCTACTCCAGATGAGCTGATGGTGACAACTCCCTCAATGTTAAAAAATATCACAGATACATGTGGCCAAAGTGTTGGCCAGAACTACCAGCAGAAGACTGAGGCTAATCTGTTGGTCGATATGGAGAAATCATCTTTGGAAACTTCATCTCAAATTGCATCTCGCAATGCATTTGTGGCTGAAAGTTTCAAGAAAGAACAGTTTTACTCAGTTGGTGATCCACAGTTAACTTCCCAGA GAGAAAGTATTCCTGCGAATCAAGGAGCACACTATCACCATCGGAACCATCAGGAGCTTGAAGTTGCTGATGCTGCAGTTGATATGGATATTAGATATGATGCACCTAATTTGTGTCAGAGAGGGATTGAAGAGGCTCGTAATCAGAATCATGGAGATCCAATGACCCGTTGCTCTGCCATTGGTTCATCCGTTACTGCTGTTTCACTACATTCAGGGCCTACTGTCCAAAGTTCACAAGCTCCACAGATTAGCAGATACGCTTCACCAGTGCAGATGCCAGAATCTGCTGCAGAATCATCTAAGGGTGTACTGGATCATGGTCCTCAAAAGGAGCATGCAGGTGTGACGGGTGTTGGTGATTGGAATCCACTCGATCAGCAGGTTTGTCTAGGCGACGGTGCCACAGACAAAGCTGTTTCCAGCATCGGCAGTTTGCGTTCCGAAGGCTTACCTGCAAATGACCAACCTACATCTGCCAGGGATGGTGGCGCTCCCCGACCAAACAAGGGTGAGAAGGAGCGTCACAAAAGGAATTATGATCCTAATGTGTTCTTTAAGGTCAATGGGAAACTTTATCAGAAACTTGGCAAAATAGGATCTGGGGGTAGCAGTGAAGTCCACAAAGTTATATCATCAGATTGCATAATATATGCCTTGAAAAAAATCAAACTTAAAGGCCGTGATTACCCTACTGCCTATGGTTTCTGCCAAGAAATTGGGTATCTAAATAAGTTGAAAGGGAAGAGCAATATCATACAGCTGATTGATTATGAG GTAACTGACAAAAGTTTGCTTCTAGAAGGTTCCATGTCACCCAGGGATGGAAGAATTAGGGATGATCACTACATTTACATGGTCCTGGAGTATGGTGAAATTGATTTAGCTCATATGGTTGCTCAAAAGTGGAAGGAGAGGAACAACTCTAATATGAAAATTGATGAAAACTGGCTACGTTTTTATTGGCAG CAAATGCTTGAAGCTGTCAATACAATACATGAGGAGCGGATAGTGCACTCTGATTTGAAGCCTGCCAACTTTATGCTTGTGAGGGGCTCGCTTAAACTTATTGACTTTGGCATTGCCAAAGCTATACAGAATGATACAACAAACATTCAACGTGATGCTCAG GTAGGGACACTGAACTACATGTCACCTGAAGCATTCATGTGCAACGATACTGACTCAGGTGGTAATATTATCAAGTGTGGGCGCCCTTCTGATATTTGGTCTCTTGGCTGTATTCTTTACCAGATGGTGTATGGTAAGACACCATTTGCAAACTACAAGACATTTTGGGCCAAATATAAAGAAGTCACTGATAGGAACCACAAGATCATGTATGAACCAGTTGACAACCCATGGCTCATCGATTTGATGCAAAGGTGTCTTGCATGGGACCGAAACGAGCGATGGCGAATACCTGAGCTACTTCAGCACCCTTTCCTCAACCCTCCTGTTCCCAGGGATTTGCCTCCTGTCGACAATGATCCATGTAGGTTGCTGATGGAGAGGATCAGAGTTCATTGGGATAATCCAGCGGTTCAAGAACTCCGTAGTCTAATCGATAAGCTCGACGAGGATCAGTGCTAg
- the LOC112876428 gene encoding uncharacterized protein LOC112876428 isoform X2: MESRDSFLRPPTPSHAAGASTGKGITVPTGGDTAASNLTSSSGSSSSLTLSPPHFLRQIHAAVKRQRPLGSMQSNVPRATRVLVSTAERTNRAGPSPSEAKNREGKVMQTQRGLLGPSRLQNATPDQQKNDSSAKLGSSTPDELMVTTPSMLKNITDTCGQSVGQNYQQKTEANLLVDMEKSSLETSSQIASRNAFVAESFKKEQFYSVGDPQLTSQTGESIPANQGAHYHHRNHQELEVADAAVDMDIRYDAPNLCQRGIEEARNQNHGDPMTRCSAIGSSVTAVSLHSGPTVQSSQAPQISRYASPVQMPESAAESSKGVLDHGPQKEHAGVTGVGDWNPLDQQVCLGDGATDKAVSSIGSLRSEGLPANDQPTSARDGGAPRPNKGEKERHKRNYDPNVFFKVNGKLYQKLGKIGSGGSSEVHKVISSDCIIYALKKIKLKGRDYPTAYGFCQEIGYLNKLKGKSNIIQLIDYEVTDKSLLLEGSMSPRDGRIRDDHYIYMVLEYGEIDLAHMVAQKWKERNNSNMKIDENWLRFYWQQMLEAVNTIHEERIVHSDLKPANFMLVRGSLKLIDFGIAKAIQNDTTNIQRDAQVGTLNYMSPEAFMCNDTDSGGNIIKCGRPSDIWSLGCILYQMVYGKTPFANYKTFWAKYKEVTDRNHKIMYEPVDNPWLIDLMQRCLAWDRNERWRIPELLQHPFLNPPVPRDLPPVDNDPCRLLMERIRVHWDNPAVQELRSLIDKLDEDQC; this comes from the exons ATGGAGAGCAGGGATAGCTTCCTTCGGCCCCCAACGCCCTCCCACGCCGCCGGAGCCAGTACCGGCAAGGGCATCACGGTCCCTACCGGCGGGGACACGGCCGCCAGCAACCTGACGTCGTCGTCGGGGTCGTCCTCGTCTCTCACGCTCTCGCCTCCCCACTTCCTGAGACAGATTCATGCAGCTGTCAAGCGGCAGAGACCGCTGG GTTCGATGCAGTCCAACGTACCAAGAGCGACTCGGGTCCTGGTGTCCACGGCTGAGCGAACAAATAGAGCTGGTCCCAGCCCTTCTGAGGCGAAAAACCGTGAAGGAAAGGTTATGCAGACTCAGAGAGGCCTGTTGGGACCCTCCAGGCTGCAAAATGCGACGCCTGATCAACAGAAAAATGACAGCAGTGCTAAATTGGGGTCCTCTACTCCAGATGAGCTGATGGTGACAACTCCCTCAATGTTAAAAAATATCACAGATACATGTGGCCAAAGTGTTGGCCAGAACTACCAGCAGAAGACTGAGGCTAATCTGTTGGTCGATATGGAGAAATCATCTTTGGAAACTTCATCTCAAATTGCATCTCGCAATGCATTTGTGGCTGAAAGTTTCAAGAAAGAACAGTTTTACTCAGTTGGTGATCCACAGTTAACTTCCCAGA CAGGAGAAAGTATTCCTGCGAATCAAGGAGCACACTATCACCATCGGAACCATCAGGAGCTTGAAGTTGCTGATGCTGCAGTTGATATGGATATTAGATATGATGCACCTAATTTGTGTCAGAGAGGGATTGAAGAGGCTCGTAATCAGAATCATGGAGATCCAATGACCCGTTGCTCTGCCATTGGTTCATCCGTTACTGCTGTTTCACTACATTCAGGGCCTACTGTCCAAAGTTCACAAGCTCCACAGATTAGCAGATACGCTTCACCAGTGCAGATGCCAGAATCTGCTGCAGAATCATCTAAGGGTGTACTGGATCATGGTCCTCAAAAGGAGCATGCAGGTGTGACGGGTGTTGGTGATTGGAATCCACTCGATCAGCAGGTTTGTCTAGGCGACGGTGCCACAGACAAAGCTGTTTCCAGCATCGGCAGTTTGCGTTCCGAAGGCTTACCTGCAAATGACCAACCTACATCTGCCAGGGATGGTGGCGCTCCCCGACCAAACAAGGGTGAGAAGGAGCGTCACAAAAGGAATTATGATCCTAATGTGTTCTTTAAGGTCAATGGGAAACTTTATCAGAAACTTGGCAAAATAGGATCTGGGGGTAGCAGTGAAGTCCACAAAGTTATATCATCAGATTGCATAATATATGCCTTGAAAAAAATCAAACTTAAAGGCCGTGATTACCCTACTGCCTATGGTTTCTGCCAAGAAATTGGGTATCTAAATAAGTTGAAAGGGAAGAGCAATATCATACAGCTGATTGATTATGAG GTAACTGACAAAAGTTTGCTTCTAGAAGGTTCCATGTCACCCAGGGATGGAAGAATTAGGGATGATCACTACATTTACATGGTCCTGGAGTATGGTGAAATTGATTTAGCTCATATGGTTGCTCAAAAGTGGAAGGAGAGGAACAACTCTAATATGAAAATTGATGAAAACTGGCTACGTTTTTATTGGCAG CAAATGCTTGAAGCTGTCAATACAATACATGAGGAGCGGATAGTGCACTCTGATTTGAAGCCTGCCAACTTTATGCTTGTGAGGGGCTCGCTTAAACTTATTGACTTTGGCATTGCCAAAGCTATACAGAATGATACAACAAACATTCAACGTGATGCTCAG GTAGGGACACTGAACTACATGTCACCTGAAGCATTCATGTGCAACGATACTGACTCAGGTGGTAATATTATCAAGTGTGGGCGCCCTTCTGATATTTGGTCTCTTGGCTGTATTCTTTACCAGATGGTGTATGGTAAGACACCATTTGCAAACTACAAGACATTTTGGGCCAAATATAAAGAAGTCACTGATAGGAACCACAAGATCATGTATGAACCAGTTGACAACCCATGGCTCATCGATTTGATGCAAAGGTGTCTTGCATGGGACCGAAACGAGCGATGGCGAATACCTGAGCTACTTCAGCACCCTTTCCTCAACCCTCCTGTTCCCAGGGATTTGCCTCCTGTCGACAATGATCCATGTAGGTTGCTGATGGAGAGGATCAGAGTTCATTGGGATAATCCAGCGGTTCAAGAACTCCGTAGTCTAATCGATAAGCTCGACGAGGATCAGTGCTAg
- the LOC112876428 gene encoding uncharacterized protein LOC112876428 isoform X1, whose protein sequence is MESRDSFLRPPTPSHAAGASTGKGITVPTGGDTAASNLTSSSGSSSSLTLSPPHFLRQIHAAVKRQRPLGSMQSNVPRATRVLVSTAERTNRAGPSPSEAKNREGKVMQTQRGLLGPSRLQNATPDQQKNDSSAKLGSSTPDELMVTTPSMLKNITDTCGQSVGQNYQQKTEANLLVDMEKSSLETSSQIASRNAFVAESFKKEQFYSVGDPQLTSQSDNVGITVDSRMDSMLSYLHSVSLTAGESIPANQGAHYHHRNHQELEVADAAVDMDIRYDAPNLCQRGIEEARNQNHGDPMTRCSAIGSSVTAVSLHSGPTVQSSQAPQISRYASPVQMPESAAESSKGVLDHGPQKEHAGVTGVGDWNPLDQQVCLGDGATDKAVSSIGSLRSEGLPANDQPTSARDGGAPRPNKGEKERHKRNYDPNVFFKVNGKLYQKLGKIGSGGSSEVHKVISSDCIIYALKKIKLKGRDYPTAYGFCQEIGYLNKLKGKSNIIQLIDYEVTDKSLLLEGSMSPRDGRIRDDHYIYMVLEYGEIDLAHMVAQKWKERNNSNMKIDENWLRFYWQQMLEAVNTIHEERIVHSDLKPANFMLVRGSLKLIDFGIAKAIQNDTTNIQRDAQVGTLNYMSPEAFMCNDTDSGGNIIKCGRPSDIWSLGCILYQMVYGKTPFANYKTFWAKYKEVTDRNHKIMYEPVDNPWLIDLMQRCLAWDRNERWRIPELLQHPFLNPPVPRDLPPVDNDPCRLLMERIRVHWDNPAVQELRSLIDKLDEDQC, encoded by the exons ATGGAGAGCAGGGATAGCTTCCTTCGGCCCCCAACGCCCTCCCACGCCGCCGGAGCCAGTACCGGCAAGGGCATCACGGTCCCTACCGGCGGGGACACGGCCGCCAGCAACCTGACGTCGTCGTCGGGGTCGTCCTCGTCTCTCACGCTCTCGCCTCCCCACTTCCTGAGACAGATTCATGCAGCTGTCAAGCGGCAGAGACCGCTGG GTTCGATGCAGTCCAACGTACCAAGAGCGACTCGGGTCCTGGTGTCCACGGCTGAGCGAACAAATAGAGCTGGTCCCAGCCCTTCTGAGGCGAAAAACCGTGAAGGAAAGGTTATGCAGACTCAGAGAGGCCTGTTGGGACCCTCCAGGCTGCAAAATGCGACGCCTGATCAACAGAAAAATGACAGCAGTGCTAAATTGGGGTCCTCTACTCCAGATGAGCTGATGGTGACAACTCCCTCAATGTTAAAAAATATCACAGATACATGTGGCCAAAGTGTTGGCCAGAACTACCAGCAGAAGACTGAGGCTAATCTGTTGGTCGATATGGAGAAATCATCTTTGGAAACTTCATCTCAAATTGCATCTCGCAATGCATTTGTGGCTGAAAGTTTCAAGAAAGAACAGTTTTACTCAGTTGGTGATCCACAGTTAACTTCCCAGA GTGATAATGTAGGGATCACTGTTGATAGTAGAATGGACAGTATGTTGTCTTATCTGCATTCCGTTTCATTGACAGCAGGAGAAAGTATTCCTGCGAATCAAGGAGCACACTATCACCATCGGAACCATCAGGAGCTTGAAGTTGCTGATGCTGCAGTTGATATGGATATTAGATATGATGCACCTAATTTGTGTCAGAGAGGGATTGAAGAGGCTCGTAATCAGAATCATGGAGATCCAATGACCCGTTGCTCTGCCATTGGTTCATCCGTTACTGCTGTTTCACTACATTCAGGGCCTACTGTCCAAAGTTCACAAGCTCCACAGATTAGCAGATACGCTTCACCAGTGCAGATGCCAGAATCTGCTGCAGAATCATCTAAGGGTGTACTGGATCATGGTCCTCAAAAGGAGCATGCAGGTGTGACGGGTGTTGGTGATTGGAATCCACTCGATCAGCAGGTTTGTCTAGGCGACGGTGCCACAGACAAAGCTGTTTCCAGCATCGGCAGTTTGCGTTCCGAAGGCTTACCTGCAAATGACCAACCTACATCTGCCAGGGATGGTGGCGCTCCCCGACCAAACAAGGGTGAGAAGGAGCGTCACAAAAGGAATTATGATCCTAATGTGTTCTTTAAGGTCAATGGGAAACTTTATCAGAAACTTGGCAAAATAGGATCTGGGGGTAGCAGTGAAGTCCACAAAGTTATATCATCAGATTGCATAATATATGCCTTGAAAAAAATCAAACTTAAAGGCCGTGATTACCCTACTGCCTATGGTTTCTGCCAAGAAATTGGGTATCTAAATAAGTTGAAAGGGAAGAGCAATATCATACAGCTGATTGATTATGAG GTAACTGACAAAAGTTTGCTTCTAGAAGGTTCCATGTCACCCAGGGATGGAAGAATTAGGGATGATCACTACATTTACATGGTCCTGGAGTATGGTGAAATTGATTTAGCTCATATGGTTGCTCAAAAGTGGAAGGAGAGGAACAACTCTAATATGAAAATTGATGAAAACTGGCTACGTTTTTATTGGCAG CAAATGCTTGAAGCTGTCAATACAATACATGAGGAGCGGATAGTGCACTCTGATTTGAAGCCTGCCAACTTTATGCTTGTGAGGGGCTCGCTTAAACTTATTGACTTTGGCATTGCCAAAGCTATACAGAATGATACAACAAACATTCAACGTGATGCTCAG GTAGGGACACTGAACTACATGTCACCTGAAGCATTCATGTGCAACGATACTGACTCAGGTGGTAATATTATCAAGTGTGGGCGCCCTTCTGATATTTGGTCTCTTGGCTGTATTCTTTACCAGATGGTGTATGGTAAGACACCATTTGCAAACTACAAGACATTTTGGGCCAAATATAAAGAAGTCACTGATAGGAACCACAAGATCATGTATGAACCAGTTGACAACCCATGGCTCATCGATTTGATGCAAAGGTGTCTTGCATGGGACCGAAACGAGCGATGGCGAATACCTGAGCTACTTCAGCACCCTTTCCTCAACCCTCCTGTTCCCAGGGATTTGCCTCCTGTCGACAATGATCCATGTAGGTTGCTGATGGAGAGGATCAGAGTTCATTGGGATAATCCAGCGGTTCAAGAACTCCGTAGTCTAATCGATAAGCTCGACGAGGATCAGTGCTAg
- the LOC112875275 gene encoding histone-lysine N-methyltransferase ASHR1 isoform X1 — MANWAEQLQGELAGRGLAVASIPGKGRGIVASRTFFPGEVIISQEPYVSTPNKILVGSSCDHCFASSNLRKCSVCRVTWYCSSNCQKVEWKLHQLECRAMAALTEDRKKMLTPTIRLMVRLVLKRKLQNEKVIPSSCIDNYYLVDALESHISEVDKDQLVLYAQMANLVDLILPSLEFDLEEIAHNFSKFACNAHTICDPELRPLGTGLYPVISIINHSCVPNAVLTFDGRTACVRALQPIGKDEEVSISYIETAAVTKKRQSDLKQYFFTCTCPRCVKGSEDDALLERYRCKNQACDGFLLSESGEKAYTCQKCSISRDEEEVKKTTREIVLLSDKASSLLSSGRKIDTTEAGSIYKTIEQLEQKLYHAFSITLLHTRETLLKIYMELQDWQTALTYCRSTIPVYERVYPPFHPMIGLQFYTCGKLEWLLECTEDALKSLTRAADVLRITHGTKSQFMKELFGKLEEARAEVSFRLSSGRGHGKQFS; from the exons ATGGCGAATTGGGCGGAGCAGCTGCAGGGCGAGctcgccggccgcggcctcgccgtcgcctcCATTCCCGGGAAGGGCCGGGGCATCGTTGCCTCCCGCACCTTCTTCCCAG GGGAAGTCATTATCAGCCAAGAACCTTACGTTTCCACACCCAACAAGATTTTAGTCGGATCAAGCTGTGACCATTGTTTCGCGTCTAGCAACCTGAGGAAGTGCTCGGTTTGTCGAGTTACTTGGTACTGCAGCAGCAATTGCCAG AAAGTAGAATGGAAACTACATCAGCTCGAGTGTAGAGCGATGGCAGCGCTTACGGAGGATAGAAAGAAGATGCTTACTCCCACAATTCGTTTGATGGTGAGGCTGGTACTAAAAAGAAAATTGCAAAATGAGAAG GTCATTCCATCTTCATGCATAGATAACTACTATCTAGTGGATGCCTTGGAGTCCC ATATATCGGAGGTTGATAAAGATCAACTTGTACTCTATGCTCAGATGGCCAATCTTGTGGACCTCATTCTTCCTTCACTTGAATTTGATCTCGAGGAAATTGCACATAATTTTTCTAAG TTTGCCTGCAATGCTCATACAATATGTGATCCTGAGCTTAGACCTCTTGGGACTGGATTGTACCCTGTTATATCTATAATTAACCACAG TTGTGTACCAAATGCAGTTCTGACATTTGATGGTCGGACAGCTTGTGTTCGCGCTTTGCAACCTATAGGGAAAGATGAAGAG GTGTCGATAAGCTACATCGAGACTGCAGCAGTCACTAAGAAGAGACAGAGTGATCTGAAGCAGTACTTCTTCACCTGCACATGCCCACGCTGTGTCAAG GGTTCTGAGGACGATGCTCTACTTGAGAGATATAGATGCAAGAACCAAGCATGTGATGGGTTTCTGCTTTCTGAGTCAG GAGAAAAGGCTTACACATGCCAGAAATGTAGCATTTCTAGAGATGAGGAAGAGGTCAAAAAGACAACAAGAGAAATTGTACTGCTGTCAGATAAAGCATCTTCACTTCTTTCGTCAGGAA GGAAAATAGATACCACTGAAGCAGGTTCTATCTACAAGACAATTGAGCAGCTAGAGCAGAAGCTCTACCATGCTTTCTCAATCACTTTGCTGCACACACGTGAAACACTGCTGAAG ATATACATGGAGTTACAAGATTGGCAGACTGCATTGACGTATTGCAGATCAACAATTCCTGTTTATGAAA GAGTTTATCCACCATTTCATCCAATGATCGGATTACAATTCTATACTTGTGGAAAGCTTGAATG GCTGCTCGAGTGCACAGAGGACGCTCTGAAATCTCTAACCAGAGCAGCAGATGTACTTAGAATAACACATGGCACAAAGTCACAGTTCATGAAGGAGCTCTTTGGCAAGCTAGAGGAAGCAAGGGCTGAAGTTTCTTTTAGGCTATCCTCCGGTCGTGGGCATGGTAAGCAATTTTCATGA
- the LOC112875275 gene encoding histone-lysine N-methyltransferase ASHR1 isoform X2 — protein MANWAEQLQGELAGRGLAVASIPGKGRGIVASRTFFPGEVIISQEPYVSTPNKILVGSSCDHCFASSNLRKCSVCRVTWYCSSNCQKVEWKLHQLECRAMAALTEDRKKMLTPTIRLMVRLVLKRKLQNEKVIPSSCIDNYYLVDALESHISEVDKDQLVLYAQMANLVDLILPSLEFDLEEIAHNFSKFACNAHTICDPELRPLGTGLYPVISIINHSCVPNAVLTFDGRTACVRALQPIGKDEEVSISYIETAAVTKKRQSDLKQYFFTCTCPRCVKGSEDDALLERYRCKNQACDGFLLSESGEKAYTCQKCSISRDEEEVKKTTREIVLLSDKASSLLSSGNTTEAGSIYKTIEQLEQKLYHAFSITLLHTRETLLKIYMELQDWQTALTYCRSTIPVYERVYPPFHPMIGLQFYTCGKLEWLLECTEDALKSLTRAADVLRITHGTKSQFMKELFGKLEEARAEVSFRLSSGRGHGKQFS, from the exons ATGGCGAATTGGGCGGAGCAGCTGCAGGGCGAGctcgccggccgcggcctcgccgtcgcctcCATTCCCGGGAAGGGCCGGGGCATCGTTGCCTCCCGCACCTTCTTCCCAG GGGAAGTCATTATCAGCCAAGAACCTTACGTTTCCACACCCAACAAGATTTTAGTCGGATCAAGCTGTGACCATTGTTTCGCGTCTAGCAACCTGAGGAAGTGCTCGGTTTGTCGAGTTACTTGGTACTGCAGCAGCAATTGCCAG AAAGTAGAATGGAAACTACATCAGCTCGAGTGTAGAGCGATGGCAGCGCTTACGGAGGATAGAAAGAAGATGCTTACTCCCACAATTCGTTTGATGGTGAGGCTGGTACTAAAAAGAAAATTGCAAAATGAGAAG GTCATTCCATCTTCATGCATAGATAACTACTATCTAGTGGATGCCTTGGAGTCCC ATATATCGGAGGTTGATAAAGATCAACTTGTACTCTATGCTCAGATGGCCAATCTTGTGGACCTCATTCTTCCTTCACTTGAATTTGATCTCGAGGAAATTGCACATAATTTTTCTAAG TTTGCCTGCAATGCTCATACAATATGTGATCCTGAGCTTAGACCTCTTGGGACTGGATTGTACCCTGTTATATCTATAATTAACCACAG TTGTGTACCAAATGCAGTTCTGACATTTGATGGTCGGACAGCTTGTGTTCGCGCTTTGCAACCTATAGGGAAAGATGAAGAG GTGTCGATAAGCTACATCGAGACTGCAGCAGTCACTAAGAAGAGACAGAGTGATCTGAAGCAGTACTTCTTCACCTGCACATGCCCACGCTGTGTCAAG GGTTCTGAGGACGATGCTCTACTTGAGAGATATAGATGCAAGAACCAAGCATGTGATGGGTTTCTGCTTTCTGAGTCAG GAGAAAAGGCTTACACATGCCAGAAATGTAGCATTTCTAGAGATGAGGAAGAGGTCAAAAAGACAACAAGAGAAATTGTACTGCTGTCAGATAAAGCATCTTCACTTCTTTCGTCAGGAA ATACCACTGAAGCAGGTTCTATCTACAAGACAATTGAGCAGCTAGAGCAGAAGCTCTACCATGCTTTCTCAATCACTTTGCTGCACACACGTGAAACACTGCTGAAG ATATACATGGAGTTACAAGATTGGCAGACTGCATTGACGTATTGCAGATCAACAATTCCTGTTTATGAAA GAGTTTATCCACCATTTCATCCAATGATCGGATTACAATTCTATACTTGTGGAAAGCTTGAATG GCTGCTCGAGTGCACAGAGGACGCTCTGAAATCTCTAACCAGAGCAGCAGATGTACTTAGAATAACACATGGCACAAAGTCACAGTTCATGAAGGAGCTCTTTGGCAAGCTAGAGGAAGCAAGGGCTGAAGTTTCTTTTAGGCTATCCTCCGGTCGTGGGCATGGTAAGCAATTTTCATGA